From Pseudomonadota bacterium, a single genomic window includes:
- a CDS encoding L,D-transpeptidase family protein, with product MGFEGYMMETAQLNRIYNKLQKFLTDPRELFLVQSIEAQTLFVCQEDAVIERYDASTSRFGNGNRENSFKTPLGVHRIKDKIGAGAPVGRIFKERSDTGIDWDQVSIEDNLILTRILRLEGLEEGINKGAGVDSYERCIYIHGTNREDLAGTPLSHGCIALRNQDILGMFDIVREGTVVYIDPLPIVINESKRRSVHFTGIFGTGMSALAQYLRFQGISVSGSDRLLASEDTASIRQSLEGLGCKIINQDGSGVNADIDVVCISTAIEESNPDIAAARACGLPIVHRSDLLAAIIASKKTIAVAGTSGKSTVTAMIFEFLTACGKSPSLISGAPLRRLEKQGFIGNAWSGGSDLLVVEADESDGTLTKYSPEVAVILNISKDHKSVDEIRVLFETLVLNSTWTASNADDPGLATLPATVGFGRTGSASWRSNYEELLPTSVKLFRNNIEYHLPLPGNHNLENLRAALCVCEHFECEGPSLADAVRTFEGVARRFTITVTGQKVQVVDDFAHNPAKIAAAVSTARGLSGRIIAVYQPHGFGPTRFLKDEYIATFQNVFRLNDSLYLLPIYYAGGTTQKDISSEDIITGLGHVSFNAQAVKDRNELLTELKIDTRSGDCVLVMGARDPSLPALVKKIVELFGGERKKS from the coding sequence TCCAATCCATTGAAGCACAGACGCTCTTCGTCTGCCAGGAAGACGCCGTTATCGAGCGATACGACGCCTCCACCTCCCGTTTCGGAAATGGCAATCGGGAGAACTCCTTCAAAACACCCCTCGGTGTCCATAGAATCAAGGATAAAATCGGAGCTGGTGCTCCTGTGGGGCGTATCTTCAAAGAACGTAGCGATACGGGCATCGACTGGGATCAGGTTTCTATTGAAGATAATTTGATATTGACCCGTATTCTGAGACTGGAAGGCCTGGAGGAGGGAATCAACAAGGGCGCGGGAGTGGATTCCTATGAGCGCTGCATCTATATTCACGGCACTAACCGGGAGGATCTGGCAGGCACCCCATTGTCCCATGGATGCATAGCTTTACGAAATCAGGATATCCTTGGCATGTTTGATATTGTCAGGGAAGGTACGGTCGTCTATATTGATCCTTTACCTATAGTTATTAATGAAAGTAAGCGCAGAAGCGTTCATTTCACCGGTATTTTCGGAACCGGTATGAGCGCCCTCGCACAATATCTGCGTTTTCAGGGGATTTCAGTCTCCGGTTCCGATCGTTTACTTGCCAGTGAGGATACCGCTTCCATCCGGCAATCGCTTGAGGGGCTTGGATGTAAAATCATCAATCAGGACGGTTCAGGCGTCAATGCGGATATTGATGTGGTCTGCATCTCAACGGCAATAGAAGAATCAAATCCCGACATCGCTGCTGCTCGCGCCTGTGGTCTTCCCATCGTACATCGCTCTGATCTGCTTGCCGCAATCATAGCCTCAAAAAAGACTATCGCAGTGGCAGGTACAAGCGGTAAGTCGACGGTGACTGCAATGATATTTGAATTCCTGACCGCATGCGGAAAGTCGCCCTCTCTCATAAGCGGCGCGCCCTTGCGCAGGCTCGAAAAACAGGGGTTTATCGGCAATGCCTGGAGCGGCGGTTCTGACCTGCTGGTCGTAGAGGCAGACGAGAGCGACGGAACGTTGACCAAATATTCTCCGGAGGTCGCGGTTATTCTTAATATCTCCAAGGACCACAAGAGCGTTGACGAGATAAGGGTGCTTTTTGAGACGCTTGTTTTGAACTCGACCTGGACTGCTTCAAATGCAGACGATCCGGGACTTGCAACACTGCCGGCAACAGTCGGCTTTGGCCGAACTGGTTCGGCCTCCTGGCGATCGAACTACGAAGAACTCCTGCCCACCTCGGTTAAACTTTTTCGTAACAACATTGAATATCATTTGCCGCTTCCTGGAAACCACAATCTTGAGAACCTGCGCGCAGCCCTTTGTGTGTGCGAGCATTTCGAATGCGAGGGGCCATCTCTTGCCGATGCGGTAAGGACTTTTGAGGGTGTGGCTCGACGTTTTACAATAACCGTGACAGGACAGAAAGTACAAGTAGTCGATGATTTTGCTCATAATCCGGCAAAGATAGCGGCTGCGGTGAGCACTGCACGTGGCCTTTCAGGGCGCATTATTGCCGTATACCAACCGCACGGGTTTGGTCCGACGCGATTCTTGAAGGATGAATACATCGCAACCTTTCAAAACGTCTTCCGGCTGAACGACTCGCTCTATCTCCTGCCCATCTACTATGCCGGGGGCACTACACAAAAAGACATTTCTTCGGAAGATATCATAACCGGTCTCGGTCACGTATCGTTCAATGCTCAAGCGGTAAAGGACCGCAACGAGCTGTTAACCGAACTGAAGATCGACACGAGATCAGGCGATTGTGTTCTTGTCATGGGCGCACGCGATCCGTCTCTTCCTGCTTTAGTAAAGAAAATAGTGGAATTGTTCGGCGGGGAAAGGAAAAAGTCATAA